CCCCACAAGGTATCCCAGATGCATGGACATCGTCACCGCATCACCCCCCGTCTCGCCCAGGGTTGTCGCAGCGATCTTGACGATCCAGAACACCAGGGTCACTTCGGGCACTTTGGACAAAAACCTTTCTGCGTCTTCACGTCTTTGATATTGCATCACGACCCCGTCTCGGGAAGGGAAAGTCTGCCCGCCAGACAGCATGGCTCCACCAGCATAGAAAATTTCGGGAGAGTTTTGAAATCAGGGAAAGAGTTCATCAACAGATCGGAAATGCAACCTGTCCTCAAATCCTTAAAAAAATAGAGGAAGACCATGCGATAACCCCCGATCAAGCCAAAAGACCGGGTCCGGGTTCTCTGGGAATTGCCTCGGGAAGGGCTACCTGACATGTCCTTTTTTTTGCTTGATTTGGTACATCAGCGCGTCCCCTTCGGCAAGCATCTCTTCGATCGACCGGTGCCGGACGGGATCGAATTCCACAATCCCGTGAGAAAACGCAATGTCATATCCGCGGTTTTCCAGACGACTGGCCTCTTCGGCGGCAGTTCCCAGACGGACCATCAGCTCACCGGACGTTTCACGGTTGCTGCCGATCAGTAAAACAACAAATTCGTCCCCCCCAAGACGGGCAATCAGATCGGATGTCCGGAAGGTGCGTTTCATCAGGTCGGCAAAAGACCTGAGAGCACGATCACCCTCCGCATGACCAAAGGAATCGTTGATTGGCTTGAACTTGTCCAGATCCAGAAATGCGAGGGACATCGGCAGATCATGACGTTCGCTCAACGCCAGACTGTGACGGGCCAAAGAGAGGAAGCCCCGACGGTTTGAAAGCCCCGTCAGTTCATCCATCGTCGCCATCTTGAGTGCGGAAAGCTCCTGTTCGGCCAGGGATGTGAGATCTTCCAGAACAAGCAGATCCTGGGGCTCCATCGTCCTGGGTTCATGATCAATAAGACAGAGGGTACCAATCTTCTGGTTATCCTGGGTCCGGAGGACACAACCGGCATAGAACCGAATCCGGGGATCTCCCAGTACCAGTGGGTTGTCGGAGAAACGGGGATCGGATCTGGCATCGGGAATGATGAAGAAGTCCTCCTGGAGGATTGCATGTCCACAAAAAGAGACGCTGCGCGGAGTTTCGCTGACGGCCAATCCCATGTTCGACTTGAACCACTGCCTGTCTTCATCGACGAGGGTCACCAGCGCGATCGGCACATTGAAGAGACGACGGGCCATACGGGTCAGCCGGTCAAACCGTTCTTCGGGGGGGGTATCGAGAATGTCGAGTGCGCGAAGCGCTTTCAGCCGATCTGCTTCGTTCGCCGGAATGGCTGGAGCAAGCATGTCCGCTTCTCCTTCTTAAAGAAGAAATCGTTCAAGGCTCTTCCAAGGCTCAGGAAGACGATTCCCGTGTTAAGCCCATATACAGTCCAGATCTTTGAAGTCTTTCAGAAAACAAGCTGAACTCCGCATTTTTTTGTGATTCCATATATTACCATGATATTTGGAGACGGACCCGTCAAAAAAATAGAGAGGGGAGAAAACCAAAAGGATCGTTCCGCGGGAATACGGAACGAGGAGTAAGGTGTTCTGGTGGGCCGTCGGAGGATCGAACTCCGGACCCGCTGATTAAGAGTCAGCTGCTCTGCCAGCTGAGCTAACGGCCCGGATCAGTGATACCAGAAAAGACGGCCCGATTCAAGTGCACCGTCCCGTCAGGGGACAGAAAAATGCATCTGCGGGAGCTCTGCAACAATCCCTCTTGACCTCCTGGGCGGGAAAAGAAGGATTCCGTTACGACGCATGGAGCATACCCCTGTGGGACACACATGATCCACAATATGAGCCTTCCATTCGTCTTCAAAATATTCCATCGACGAAAGCGGAATGTTGGGCGCGCTCTGTCCAAGCCCGCAGATAGACGCTTCCCGCATGTAGGTCCCGATACTTTTTAGAAGGTCGAGATAGGCAGGTTTCCCCTCTCCCTGGATGATCTTCAGCAGAATTTCATAGACATCTTCCGTTCCGTCCCGGCAGGGCGTACATTGTCCGCACGACTCGTGGTGTGAAAAAGCCGCGATCCAGTAAGCCAGATCTACCATGCAGACCGAATCATCCATGACGATGACCGAAGCGGACCCCAGAAACGCTCCGACTTCGGCGATCGACGGATAATCCAGCGACAGGTCGAGATGTCGTGGAAGAAGCATCTTGCTCGCCGAACCCGCCGGAAGAAGCCCTTTCAGGCTTCGCCCTCCCGGGATTCCCCCTCCCAGATCCTCGATGAGAGACCGAAGGCTCATTCCGAGAGGAATTTCATAAAGCCCCGGCCGGGCAATGTGTCCCGACAAACAAAAGAGCTTTGTCCCGGGACTCTTCACGTCTCCCAGACGGGCATACCAGTCTCCTCCATTCCGGAGAATCGAGGGAAGATTGGCAAGCGTCTCGACATTCTGTTCTTCTGTCGGTTTCCCCCAGAGGCCGACCTCCGACAAATGGGGCGGCTTGTTGCGGGGATATGCCCTTTTCCCCTCCAGACTGTTGATCAGCGAGGTTTCCTCCCCGCAAATGTAGGCCCCGGCCCCCCGGTAGAGACGAAGGCGGAAGGAAAAGTCCGAGCCGAGAATTCGTGGTCCAAGGAGGCCGGCATTTCTGGCTTCCGCAATCGCTTTTTCCAGAATATGGAAAGAATGAGGATATTCGGAACGGAGGTAAATGAACCCTTCTTCCGCGCCAATGATGCGCGCGGCGATCGCCATCCCTTCGATCAGGCTGTGGGGGTCCCGCTCCATAATGTACCGGTCCTTGAACGTTCCCGGTTCGCCTTCGTCCGCATTGCAGACAAGATAGCGGGGAGGGGGATTTTTCCGGACTGCGTCCAGCTTCCTGTACATCGGGAAGGCCCCTCCTCCCCGACCGGCAACACCCGACAGACGAATCTGTTCGAAGGCGGCTTCCGCATCCCCGCTTTTCAGGAGACTTTCCAGTGCCCTGTAACCGTGATCTTCCCGGTATCTTTCCAGATAGCGCGTTTTTTCCGCGCGAAGCCCCGTAAAAACGACCGGCTCGTTGGCGAGAGGCTTTCCGCAAGGAACAATCGTCTGGCAGATCTTGCCCTTCCTGTATTCTTCAAGGATGGACGGAATTTCTTCCGGGGAAGTGCCGACATACACATCGTCGTTGATGGAAAAGGAGGGCGCTTCCGAACATTGTCCCAGACATTGGGCTGGGTACAACGTAAAAAGACCGTCGGGGGTCGTTTCCTCCAGGCCAATCCCGAGAGTTTTCGACAGCGTCTCGAAGGTTTTCTTTCCTCCACGAAAGAGGCAAGGTGTCGTGAGACAGACCCGTACCGAGTTTTTTCCCGTGGGGTGAAAAACAAAGTGCTGGTAGAACGTCCCGATCCCGAGGATATCGGAAACGGACAACCCCGTCAGCTGACTGATTTTCGAAACATCGGACTCGGAAATATAATTTTTTTTCTCCATGTAATAATGCAAAAGCGGCAGCACCGCTTGCTCCGGAGTACTCCATTCTTCCAGGATCTCTGTTTCGGAGCGTGAGGGTTTTCCATTTTTACCGGCTGTCATTTCATTCACTGCTGCCTCCTGTTGTTCCATTCATGCCAGGTCTCCCCAAGACAGGAGCAGGCTTGAACTCCCGTTCATCCCTTCGGTTGCCTTTGGCCGCTGTTTGGGGCAAAATGACAAAATCCCGACATTTTTAGGCTAAAATTTCCTTTTCCGAAAAGGGTTCACATGGCCAAGTCATTTTCTTTCTGCGGATTTAGGAGACGCATTGCCCTTCTTGGTCTGTTTTTTCTTGCAGCCTGCCAGACGGCACCTCTGGAACGACACCCATATGCTCTTTCCGGACTGGTTCCCGCAACACCCGAAACCTCCCGGGACATTCTGGAATCGCTGCAGAAAAAAAACCCGGCTATTCACATTCAGGCCGAACTGGCTCCGGATCCCCACGGGACCCAGGCCCGCATCATTGTCCGAACCCGTCAAAAAGTGCATCTGATCGACCGGGGGTTTCAGGAATTTCATGGAGATACGGCTCTCTACCCGGAGTGCGAGCACTGGTTTTATCTGACGCGCGCCTTTGACAAAAAATGTGGCGATGGTCCGGTCATCGGGTCCGTCAACGCGCTTTTTGCGGACGGAGTCGGCCTCGGGGCTCTTTTCGACCTGTTCCAGCTTGCCCGATATCCTTTCACCTACACCCATGTCGATATGACGGACCCCGAGAAGACCCGGGAAATCTTTCAGGAGCTTGAAAAGGAGGCCCTCGCTGCCCGGAAAAAGGCTCTCCTCAACAAGAAGACGAACAGTCCGGAAACCCTGAAAAAGACTTTCCGGACGGCCCGGATCCCATAGGAGATCTTATTTCCGAAGACGCGTGCGTGCTTGGACCCGGCGGGATCGCGCCCGGACGGGAACCCGTTCAAAAACAGTGTCTCGAAGACGTGCGGAAAAACCCAGAACAAAAACGACAAGGAACAGGGTGTAGAGGAAGGGTGTCATCGACAAACTCTCTTTCCACCGGCAGGGTCGGGAAAATTCCCCTTTCCGGAACTGAAAAGGAAGCGGGCAAATGTGGAACCGGACAAACGCATGCCGGATTTTCTCCCGTGTGACATTTCTCCACCAGGAGGGAAACTCTTCATGCCTTTCTTGAATATAGGCCTCCCTTTCCGACAGTGTCAACCGGATCTTTCCACCATCATCCGGGCAGGGGGGCCCCCAACCCCCCGAATTCCGTAATGTCCGCCGGAGGTGGAAGATTCGGTCTGGACTGGCCCGGGAAACGGGAGGCCGGACTCGAAGCCAGCCTCCCCGAGTCCTCCGTTCTGGAACTCGTCCCCGAGCGCTCCATCCGTCCGGACCAGGCGCTCCATCTGTTTCTCGAAGGCGAGAATCTCCATATCCTCCGACTTTTAAAAAAAGAATATGCCGGGGCCATCGGTGTGATCTACATCGATCCCCCCTACAACACCGGTACAACCATGCGCTACTTTGACCGGTTTTCCCGCAGAGGCGGACCTTCCGGTCTTGCCGGAGGAGACACCGGCAGCCGGAGAGACGACTCTCCCTGGCTCTCCTTTCTCTATCCCCGGCTGATTCTTGCGCGGGAACTTCTCCGGGAGGACGGAGCACTTTTCGTCAGCATTGACGACAGGTCCATCCACCACCTTCGCTACCTTCTGGATGAGATTTTCGGACCGGACAATCATGCGGGGACGGTCGTCTGGCGAAAAAAGGTCGTCCGGGGAAGAGGTCACCGGCATATCATCCCCCAGACGGAATACGTTGTCGTTTACGGCCGTTCGCTTCAATCCCTCCCGTCCTTTTCCGAACCACTCTCTCCCGAGATGATCAACGAATACCGCCTTTCGGACGAACGGGGCCCCTACAAAAGAATTCCTCTCGCCAAGACCGGAACAGCCCATTCTCCCCGTCCCAACCTGGTCTATCCGATCGAAGCCCCGGACGGAACACTGATTTCCTGCCCCACCCATCAATGGCGATGGAGCAAGGAAACGCTCATGGCGCGAAAAAGCGAACTGGAATTCGTGAAAAACCGGATGGGAAAATGGGTGGTGTACACCCGTCAAAGGCTCTATCCGGACGGGTCTCTCCGGAGAAAAACCCCGGTCTCTTTTTATGACAGGGTGTCGACTTCGGACGGCACCCGGGAATTCCGGACTCTTTGCCAGGGGGCACTCTTTGATTTCCCGAAACCCTCTCGCCTCATCAAGGACCTCATCGGATGGGTCCCTTTTCCGGCCGACTCCCAGGAACCGCTGATCGTCCTCGATTTCTTCGCCGGAACCTGTCCGACCGCCCAGGCTGTTCTGGAATTAAACCAGTCGGACGCCGGATACCGGAAATTTATCATGGTCCAGGACACTCCTGGTGAAGGACAAACCGACATCGCCGCGCTGGGACACAAGAGGATCCAAAGCGTCCTTTCCGCACTGAACAAACAGAAAAAAGGGCAAAACCACCACGGATTCGACAACCTGGCCTATCGCACAATGCGGTTGTCCGGTTCCTGAGCGGAAAAAAGCCACCCGAGATTTTTCCATTCGATTTGCGGCTCCCATCCGGGGATCCGGGGGAAAGTTCCCTCCCTCCCCTGAAAGGCGCGAACAGGCGTCCAGTCCCGGTTTTTGAAAACCGTTCCAAACAAGACAATGAAGAAGGCCACGGTGCAAAAAATCGCCTTCAGGGAACGGTCCCCTCTCCCCGGTTCCCCCTTTTCCCCTGCCCCGTCCCGGAAAAGGACCAGCGCCGTCAGCAAGAGAAGGGCAGCGGGAGAAAGGGCGGGGAGCGTCACTTGTCCGAACGGAACCCGTGAGAAAAACTCCACCAGTCCGACCGTCGCCTCACCGACCCTTGTCGTCAGTTCGTTCAGGAGGGGAAATCCCCCGGGGACAACCCAGAGCACGAGGATCGACAGAAACCCCAACGGCAGAAAGACATCTCCGGCCAGGGGGACCGCAAACATATTTGAGACGATTCCAACCCAGTCGGCCTTTCCCAGAGAAAACCAGAGAAGCGGGAGCGTGGTCAGCATCACGATGGCCCCTGTCTCCAGATGTTCCCGGATACCGTTTCCGCTTCTTCCTTCCGCCAAGGCCTCCGGAGAGGTCTCCTCCCGGCGCCTTCCGGACAGGGCAAGTCCCCAGAGAGCCATGAGGGACAGGTCCACTGAGAGGGACAAGGGAGCCTCCGGATAGAGGAATCCCAGCACCAGGATCGAAAGTCCCAGGATATCCGGCCAGCTTCGGGGGCCTCCCGCCAGACGGCCGGACATGACAAGAACAAAGGCGACTCCGGCACGAACAGCCGGCAAGGGGGAACCGATCAGGAACAGATAGGAGAAGAGAACAGGGACTGCCAGCCATCCGGGGAAAAGGGTGACGGGAAAACGGACCACCATCTTCCGGAGAGGGGAGACTGGAAAAAAACGCAGAAAGATGGTGAAAACACCTGTGAGAAACAGGGCGAGAAGGGCCATGTGCTCGCCGGAAACCGAAAGGAGGTGATAGACCCCGCTTCTCTGAAAAGACTGGAGAAGGTCCGGAGGCAGAAGTCCGGTATCGGACAGGACCATGGCTCCCAGAAGACCGGCCACATCCGGAGGATAGACGTTTTGGACCCGTTCCCTGAGAAGAGCTTCCCGATCCCCGGCCTCTCTGTCCAGTCGGCTCTTTCGACCGGAGGTGTCGACAGACAATGCATCCCAGGATTTCAGGGAAGCTTCGTAAAGGACAGGACGAAAAGTGCTCCCAAAAAGATGCTCTCTCTCCCACTGCCCCGGGTAAGCTTCCCAGCGGGCTGTCCCTGTCAGACAATCTCCCTTCTCCAGAGAATTGACACCCCGTCCGGCCGGAATCCGGATCTGGACGGGCATTTTCTGAACAGCATCCAGAAGGACCGTCAGCCGGA
The sequence above is drawn from the Leptospirillum ferriphilum ML-04 genome and encodes:
- a CDS encoding sensor domain-containing diguanylate cyclase → MLAPAIPANEADRLKALRALDILDTPPEERFDRLTRMARRLFNVPIALVTLVDEDRQWFKSNMGLAVSETPRSVSFCGHAILQEDFFIIPDARSDPRFSDNPLVLGDPRIRFYAGCVLRTQDNQKIGTLCLIDHEPRTMEPQDLLVLEDLTSLAEQELSALKMATMDELTGLSNRRGFLSLARHSLALSERHDLPMSLAFLDLDKFKPINDSFGHAEGDRALRSFADLMKRTFRTSDLIARLGGDEFVVLLIGSNRETSGELMVRLGTAAEEASRLENRGYDIAFSHGIVEFDPVRHRSIEEMLAEGDALMYQIKQKKGHVR
- a CDS encoding NAD(P)H-dependent oxidoreductase subunit E; amino-acid sequence: MTAGKNGKPSRSETEILEEWSTPEQAVLPLLHYYMEKKNYISESDVSKISQLTGLSVSDILGIGTFYQHFVFHPTGKNSVRVCLTTPCLFRGGKKTFETLSKTLGIGLEETTPDGLFTLYPAQCLGQCSEAPSFSINDDVYVGTSPEEIPSILEEYRKGKICQTIVPCGKPLANEPVVFTGLRAEKTRYLERYREDHGYRALESLLKSGDAEAAFEQIRLSGVAGRGGGAFPMYRKLDAVRKNPPPRYLVCNADEGEPGTFKDRYIMERDPHSLIEGMAIAARIIGAEEGFIYLRSEYPHSFHILEKAIAEARNAGLLGPRILGSDFSFRLRLYRGAGAYICGEETSLINSLEGKRAYPRNKPPHLSEVGLWGKPTEEQNVETLANLPSILRNGGDWYARLGDVKSPGTKLFCLSGHIARPGLYEIPLGMSLRSLIEDLGGGIPGGRSLKGLLPAGSASKMLLPRHLDLSLDYPSIAEVGAFLGSASVIVMDDSVCMVDLAYWIAAFSHHESCGQCTPCRDGTEDVYEILLKIIQGEGKPAYLDLLKSIGTYMREASICGLGQSAPNIPLSSMEYFEDEWKAHIVDHVCPTGVCSMRRNGILLFPPRRSRGIVAELPQMHFSVP
- a CDS encoding site-specific DNA-methyltransferase; translation: MSAGGGRFGLDWPGKREAGLEASLPESSVLELVPERSIRPDQALHLFLEGENLHILRLLKKEYAGAIGVIYIDPPYNTGTTMRYFDRFSRRGGPSGLAGGDTGSRRDDSPWLSFLYPRLILARELLREDGALFVSIDDRSIHHLRYLLDEIFGPDNHAGTVVWRKKVVRGRGHRHIIPQTEYVVVYGRSLQSLPSFSEPLSPEMINEYRLSDERGPYKRIPLAKTGTAHSPRPNLVYPIEAPDGTLISCPTHQWRWSKETLMARKSELEFVKNRMGKWVVYTRQRLYPDGSLRRKTPVSFYDRVSTSDGTREFRTLCQGALFDFPKPSRLIKDLIGWVPFPADSQEPLIVLDFFAGTCPTAQAVLELNQSDAGYRKFIMVQDTPGEGQTDIAALGHKRIQSVLSALNKQKKGQNHHGFDNLAYRTMRLSGS
- a CDS encoding ComEC/Rec2 family competence protein — encoded protein: MSGSGQLVRLTVLLDAVQKMPVQIRIPAGRGVNSLEKGDCLTGTARWEAYPGQWEREHLFGSTFRPVLYEASLKSWDALSVDTSGRKSRLDREAGDREALLRERVQNVYPPDVAGLLGAMVLSDTGLLPPDLLQSFQRSGVYHLLSVSGEHMALLALFLTGVFTIFLRFFPVSPLRKMVVRFPVTLFPGWLAVPVLFSYLFLIGSPLPAVRAGVAFVLVMSGRLAGGPRSWPDILGLSILVLGFLYPEAPLSLSVDLSLMALWGLALSGRRREETSPEALAEGRSGNGIREHLETGAIVMLTTLPLLWFSLGKADWVGIVSNMFAVPLAGDVFLPLGFLSILVLWVVPGGFPLLNELTTRVGEATVGLVEFFSRVPFGQVTLPALSPAALLLLTALVLFRDGAGEKGEPGRGDRSLKAIFCTVAFFIVLFGTVFKNRDWTPVRAFQGREGTFPRIPGWEPQIEWKNLGWLFSAQEPDNRIVR